The following DNA comes from Actinomycetota bacterium.
GCAGGGCCGCGGCCAGGCCGAGGCCGACGAGGGCGGCGACCAGCAGCACGGCCAGCCCGCCGGCGATCAGGATGGTCCGCAGCAGCCGCAGGGACCGCTCGACCCCGGCCAGGGAGCGGGCCACGGTCACCTGGCCCTGGAGCTTGACGATCTCGCTGGGCTGGTCGGCCACGGTCGCGCTGCGCCTGGGGACGGCCCTGCGGGCCTCGAACTGGGTGGCGTACATGGCCAGGGGCAGGCCGAGGTCGTTGGCCGACGGCCGGACGTTTTTGACCTGGCCGGGCGGCACCACCGGCAGGTCGACGCCGCCGAGGGCGTCCTGGGGCCGCTTGGCCTCGATCTCCAGGCGCAGCTCCGGGTCCCTGCGGGTCTCGACCACGATGTAGGTGTCGCGCTGCTGCTCGTTGGTCCACTGGTCGAGGATGTCGCCGGCCCGGGAGGCGGAGTTGTCGTAGTCGCTGGCCAGCACCTGGGCCAGCTGGATGCTCTGGCGCTGCACCGAGCCGTTGAACTCCTGGTGGAGGTTGCGGTCGACGTAGGCGTAGACCCACAGCCCGAACCCGGACACGGCGGTGGTGAGCAGGACCAGGTAGGCCAGGATGAGGCGGGCCCGGAAGGTCACCGGCCGCCCTCCGGGTCCTCGCGGAGGACGTAGCCGACCCCGCGGACGGTGTGGATGACCCGCTGCTCGCCCTCGGCCTCGAGCTTGCGGCGCAGGTAGCCGACGTAGACCTCCAGCACGTTGGAGTCGCGGCCGAAGTCGTAGTCCCATACCCGCTCCAGGATGGTCGAGCGGGTCAGGACCTGGCGCGGGTGCTCCAGGAACAGGGACAGCAGGTCGAACTCCTGGCGGGTCAGCGAGATGGTCCGCTCGCCCCGCCAGACCTCGTGGGTGGAGCGGTCCATGCGCAGGTCGCCGAAGCGCAGCTCGGCCGTGCCGGCGCCGTTGCGGCCCCGCCGCAGCAGGGCCTTGACCCGGACCAGCAGCTCCTCGAAGGCGAACGGCTTGACCAGGTAGTCGTCGGCGCCGGCCTCGAACCCGGCCACCCGCTCGGGCACCTCGGAGCGGGCGGTCAGCATGAGCACGGCCACCTCACCGGCCTGGCGCAGCCGCCGGCACACCTCCAGGCCGTCGATGCCGGGCAGCAGCACGTCCAGGATGACCAGGTCGGGTGCGTGGTCGAGGGCGCGGGTGAGGGCCTCCTCACCGGAGGCGGCCACCTCGACCTCGAACCCCTCGTAGGCCAGCGGTCGGCGAAGGGCCGCGGCCAGGAGGGGATCGTCGTCGACGACCAGGATGTGTGCGCCCATGCACCTACCGCCGTGGAACCGGCCGCCGTCCGGCGGCGATCGTCGCGTGCTGCCTTGTTGCCATTCTGCCTGCTCGGCGGCGCAACTGCCTAGCTCGGGCTGTCCACGGGGTGCTCGCGGCGCGCGTCGGTGATCGGCTTGTCGGGCCGGAGGCCCTTGAACGAGGACGCCCGCAGCTTGTCGTCCTGGGTCCACTTCAGGTACTCGACCTCGCAGACCAGCTCAGGCCGGACGAAGCGGGCCCCGCGCGGCCGCAACGTGCCCTCGAAGCCCTCGAACTGGGGCTTGTCGACCCGGAGCTCCTGCAGCCTGGCCAGCAGGTCGGCCAGGAAGGCGTGGGTGAAGCCGGTGCCGACGTTGCCGGCGTAGCGCAGCCGCCCGCCGTCGTACACCGCCAGCAGCAGCGAGCCCAGGGTGGCGGCCCGGCCGCCCTTGCCGGGCGTCCAGCCGACGATCACGCAGTCCTGGAGGCAGAGGGCCTTGATCTTGCGCCAGTCGTGCGAGCGGGTGCCCGGCCGGTAGGGGCTGGCCGCCCGTTTGGCCACGATCCCCTCCAGCTGCAGCGCCTTGACCTGGTCGAAGAACGCCTTGCCGGCGCCCTCGACGACCTGGGAGAGGCGGATGTCCCTGGTCTCGACCAGCACCTCGACCAGCCGGGCCCGCCGCTCCACCAGGGGCAGGTCGAGCAGGGACCGGCCGTCCAGCCACAGCAGGTCGAAGGCGAGGAACTGGACCGGCACCCGGCCCCGGTTCCGGGCCAGCTCGTCGGGGGTGCGGTGGAACCGGTCCTGCATGCGCTCGAACGACGGCCGGCCGTTCCGGTCGAGGGCCACGATCTCGCCGTCGACGACCGCGTTGCGGGCCGCCAGCTGGCGGTGCATGTCGATCAGCTCGGGGAACTGGGCCGTCATGTCGCGGGTCGTCCGCGAGGTCAGGCGGGTCGAGGTGCCCAGGTTGGCCAGGCAGCGGTGACCGTCCCACTTGACCTCGAACAGCCAGTCGTCGTCGTCGAACGCCTCGGCGGTGAGCACGGCCATCATCGGCTCGTAGGTCGGCGGCGGGGCCGGCTGGGGGAGCGACACCTTGCCCTTGAGGATGACCAGCCAGTCGCGGTCCCGGGTCCGGAACAGATGGTACTCGGCACCCTTGTAGCGGCTCCCGTGGAGCCGGACGGTGAGCTTGCCGTCGGCCACCTCCAGCGGCTCGTAGGTGCCGAGGTCGAACAGGCGGACCTCGCCCCCGCCGTACTCGCCGGCCGGGATCGTCCCGCTGAAGGTCAGGTAGTCGAGCGGGTGGTCCTCGGTGTTCACCGCCAGATGGCGCAGCCCCGGTTCCTCGGGCAGCCGCTTGGGCACGGCGAAGGAGACCAGCACCCCGTCCTGCTCGAACCGCACGTCGTGGTGCAGCCGCCGCGCATGGTGCTGCTGGATGGTGAACCGCCGCCCCGGTTCGAGCGGCGCGATCTCCGTCAACCCCGCCGGATGCGGTTCCTCCGGCAGGCCCGGGGGGTTCGCGGGACCGGTGGAGGCGGCGGGGCCGGTGGGCGCCGCCGGGTCGGTCGGGGCCGTGGGCGCGGCGGGTGCGGCGGGGGTTGTGGACAGCCGTTCGCCCCCGTTCCCGCCGCGGGCTACCCTCCCGTTCGGGGGCCCGTCCACAGGTGGGTGAGGGTCCGGCGCGGCCACCGGGGAGGCGGGGTCCGGCGCGGCCACCGGGGTGGGGGGTTCCGGGGTGCGGGTGAAGTCGCGTTTGGCCACGTACTCGTCGAGGCTGGCCCGCGAGGCCGGGCGGGTGGTGCGCTTGGGGGGGAACCTCGG
Coding sequences within:
- a CDS encoding response regulator transcription factor — translated: MGAHILVVDDDPLLAAALRRPLAYEGFEVEVAASGEEALTRALDHAPDLVILDVLLPGIDGLEVCRRLRQAGEVAVLMLTARSEVPERVAGFEAGADDYLVKPFAFEELLVRVKALLRRGRNGAGTAELRFGDLRMDRSTHEVWRGERTISLTRQEFDLLSLFLEHPRQVLTRSTILERVWDYDFGRDSNVLEVYVGYLRRKLEAEGEQRVIHTVRGVGYVLREDPEGGR
- the ligD gene encoding non-homologous end-joining DNA ligase; this translates as MATARRRRLPFPSALPASRAGDAWRLEADGRELRLSNLNKVYWPGEGITKGDLLAYYWNVADLILPHLHDRPLTMKRMPNGLAGEPFYEKQVPAHAPDWLPTAAVPTEEDSRVVEFVLAQDRASLLYVVNLGCIEMHPLHARAGSLDRPDYAFFDLDPFEPYTYEDVRTVAKLVKVVLDGLGLRGYAKTSGATGMQVFVPLDGTHTHTDAREFVERVGRLVVRAYPEKATMAWPVADRAGKVFIDHQMNRSGANIASVYSLRPLPGAPVSIPLDWDELDTDLEPGDFRIDNVWERFADGDRFAPVLDDKQSLTPAMEALGLTPGAPEEPRDRSRPRFPPKRTTRPASRASLDEYVAKRDFTRTPEPPTPVAAPDPASPVAAPDPHPPVDGPPNGRVARGGNGGERLSTTPAAPAAPTAPTDPAAPTGPAASTGPANPPGLPEEPHPAGLTEIAPLEPGRRFTIQQHHARRLHHDVRFEQDGVLVSFAVPKRLPEEPGLRHLAVNTEDHPLDYLTFSGTIPAGEYGGGEVRLFDLGTYEPLEVADGKLTVRLHGSRYKGAEYHLFRTRDRDWLVILKGKVSLPQPAPPPTYEPMMAVLTAEAFDDDDWLFEVKWDGHRCLANLGTSTRLTSRTTRDMTAQFPELIDMHRQLAARNAVVDGEIVALDRNGRPSFERMQDRFHRTPDELARNRGRVPVQFLAFDLLWLDGRSLLDLPLVERRARLVEVLVETRDIRLSQVVEGAGKAFFDQVKALQLEGIVAKRAASPYRPGTRSHDWRKIKALCLQDCVIVGWTPGKGGRAATLGSLLLAVYDGGRLRYAGNVGTGFTHAFLADLLARLQELRVDKPQFEGFEGTLRPRGARFVRPELVCEVEYLKWTQDDKLRASSFKGLRPDKPITDARREHPVDSPS